GCGTTGTCCGCCGCCGATATCGTGTACTCGACGTCCGGGTCGAAGATCACGATGTCCGCGTCCGTGCCCGGGTCGAGCGTCCCCTTCCCCGGGAGCCCGAACGTGGCCGCCGGGTGTCGGCTCATGAGGCGGGTGAGAAACTCGTACGACAGCCCCCGTTCGTTCACGGCCTCGTCGTGGAACACGGGCAGGCTCGTCTGCAGGCCGTTCGCCCCGAACGGGCCGTCCCACCACTCGCTTTCCTGCTTCGCCTCGCGCTTCTGTGCGACGTGGTCGGTGGAGACGACGCTCAGCACGCCGCGTTCGAGGTAGTCGAAGAGCGCGTCGGCGTCGGCGCTGCGTCGCAGTGGCGGGGCGATCCGCGGGAGGTTCCCCATCTCCTCGTGGAGGTCCCCGGTCAGCGTCGTGTAGTGCGTACACGTCTCGCCGCGGATCAGGCTCCCGTCCTCCTGGTGACGCGCCAGCGCATCGGCAGACTTGCGACAGGAGGTGTGGATCCCGTAGTACTTCGCTCCGTGCTGGCGAGCCATCCGTGCGAGGTCGTCGGCCGCCATGGCCTCCGCGTAGTCCGGCCGCGACTCGGGATAGCTACTCGCGCCGCGTCCCTCCGCTCGCAGTCTCTCGGTCACCGCCTCACAGACGGCGTCGTCCTCGGTGTGGCCGACCCCGACGGCGTCGAGCTCCGCGAGGCGCCGGAGGACGCGGTCGATGTACCCGTTCGAGAGGCCGAAC
Above is a window of Halomarina ordinaria DNA encoding:
- a CDS encoding dihydroorotase, producing FEGAIAIDDGTIVGLGDPRHLPDADRTLDATGKVVMPGVVDPHVHIDDHVSIDSYETATKAAALGGVTTVIDFAWQAYADEGSPWDEEGTLVEGIERKRERAADAVIDYGLHGGILREGADLFDELAAVVDAGVTSFKMYTAYEFGLSNGYIDRVLRRLAELDAVGVGHTEDDAVCEAVTERLRAEGRGASSYPESRPDYAEAMAADDLARMARQHGAKYYGIHTSCRKSADALARHQEDGSLIRGETCTHYTTLTGDLHEEMGNLPRIAPPLRRSADADALFDYLERGVLSVVSTDHVAQKREAKQESEWWDGPFGANGLQTSLPVFHDEAVNERGLSYEFLTRLMSRHPAATFGLPGKGTLDPGTDADIVIFDPDVEYTISAADNASNADYSLYEGRTVRGAVETTLVRGVVVADDGEIVGPPGHGEYVERERPDWTP